The following proteins are co-located in the Lagenorhynchus albirostris chromosome 2, mLagAlb1.1, whole genome shotgun sequence genome:
- the LOC132515457 gene encoding LOW QUALITY PROTEIN: peptidoglycan recognition protein 3-like (The sequence of the model RefSeq protein was modified relative to this genomic sequence to represent the inferred CDS: inserted 2 bases in 1 codon; substituted 1 base at 1 genomic stop codon), which produces MLLWFLLISALDLGAWGDSPQLSWNETQARGLSEKLLDLFVGISQLILKGRSGASTVVSRKEWGLRFLTRRAQLTLPVAYXMDQLTEVECQEQNVCSWKLRGLQFRSVYNTGWCNVAYIFLVGDNGRVYKGVGWNIQGMHAQGYNSVSLGLAFFGNKLGSRPSPAALSAAEDLIFYAIKKGHMSLRYIQPLLLKEESCLVPQQPLMPRKACPNIMTRSAWKARQTHCPTMNLPAKYVIIIHTVGATCNISMDCRICVXDIQSYHMDTQNFCDIGYQ; this is translated from the exons ATGCTGCTGTGGTTTCTTCTCATCTCTGCTCTGGATCTCGGGGCCTGgg GGGATTCCCCACAGTTGTCTTGGAATGAAACCCAAGCCAGAGGGCTGTCAGAGAAGCTTCTGGACCTGTTTGTTGGCATCTCACAGCTCATTCTCAAGGGTCGCAGTG GTGCATCCACCGTTGTCTCCCGCAAGGAGTGGGGGTTGAGATTCCTGACCCGCAGGGCCCAGCTGACCCTGCCTGTGGCCTA CATGGACCAGCTTACGGAGGTAGAGTGCCAGGAGCAGAATGTGTGCAGCTGGAAGCTGCGGGGCCTGCAGTTCCGTTCAGTCTACAACACAGGCTGGTGCAATGTGGCCTACAT CTTCCTAGTTGGGGACAATGGCAGGGTGTACAAAGGTGTCGGCTGGAACATCCAAGGCATGCACGCCCAGGGCTACAACAGCGTCTCCTTGGGCCTCGCTTTCTTTGGCAATAAGCTAG GCAGCAGGCCCAGCCCTGCTGCCTTATCAGCCGCAGAGGATCTGATCTTCTATGCCATAAAGAAGGGTCACATGTCACTCAGGTATATTCAGCCACTTCTCTTGAAAGAAGAGAGCTGCTTGGTCCCTCAACAGCCACTGATGCCCAGGAAAG CTTGCCCCAATATCATGACAAGGTCAGCTTGGAAAGCCAGGCAGACACACTGCCCTACAATGAACCTTCCGGCCAAATATGTCATCATCATCCACACCGTTGGGGCGACCTGCAACATATCCATGGACTGCCGGATCTGTGTCTGAGATATACAGTCCTATCACATGGACACACAGAACTTCTGTGACATCGGATATCAGTAA
- the S100A9 gene encoding protein S100-A9, translating to MADQLSQLESSIETIINIFHQYSIRLQPPDTLNKKEFKQLVKKELPNFLKKETKDDKAINEIMEDLDTDVDKELNFHEFSVLVGKLTEASHEEMHKTAPPGVGHRHGPGFGAGGSGHGHSHDNHGHSHGNHGHSH from the exons ATGGCTGACCAACTGTCGCAGCTGGAAAGCAGCATAGAAACCATCATCAATATCTTCCACCAGTACTCTATACGGCTGCAGCCCCCGGACACCCTGAACAAGAAAGAATTCAAACAGCTGGTGAAAAAAGAGCTGCCAAACTTTCTCAAG AAGGAGACAAAGGATGACAAAGCCATAAACGAGATCATGGAGGACCTGGACACGGATGTAGACAAGGAGCTGAACTTCCACGAGTTCTCCGTGCTGGTGGGCAAGCTGACGGAAGCCTCCCACGAGGAGATGCACAAGACGGCGCCCCCAGGAGTAGGCCACAGGCACGGGCCAGGCTTCGGGGCTGGTGGTTCAGGCCACGGCCACAGCCATGACAATCACGGCCACAGCCATGGCAATCACGGCCACAGCCACTAA